In Saccharomonospora marina XMU15, one genomic interval encodes:
- a CDS encoding MFS transporter yields MRVAESVGGTGGARGGWTLAVSCLAVALVMAGVASLTTALPELAADIGASQTQATWIVDAYTLVLAGVLLPAGAVGDRLGRRGVLLAGLVVFAVGSALPVVVDTPTGVIVCRAVAGLGAALVMPATLSLLTAEFPARQAARAVGVWAGFAGAGAVLGILGAGALLAVRSWQAVFVATAVLALLLVVGGWFVPSSREPAAPGLDVPGAVLSATAVGLVVFGVIEAPDHGWDSALVVASLGGGVLAGAGFVLVERRRAAPLLQVGLFGDRGFGAGAVSLVVQFLAAFGVFFVLMQHLQLVWGYSPLRAGLALAPVAVPLVAAAVLAPWVSERVGLRVMTGAGLALVAGALVGIGGLGGGEDYPRLVVFLGVFGLGLGICATPATAAIVRGVPRAKQGVASAVNDVTRELGAAVGIALAGSLLASSYRTHLAPQITHLPAATRAHASDSLAAALQLAGDTPAGPGLAAAARRAFVDGFHDTLSALAVITAVTAVALTVWAPGSQRGHRPWQPGETRGRNAIDSSLVAKQDRSTS; encoded by the coding sequence ATGCGTGTGGCGGAGTCTGTCGGGGGAACGGGCGGGGCGCGTGGTGGCTGGACGCTGGCGGTGTCGTGTCTGGCCGTGGCGTTGGTGATGGCCGGGGTGGCGTCGCTGACCACGGCGTTGCCGGAGCTGGCAGCGGATATCGGGGCCAGTCAGACGCAGGCGACGTGGATTGTGGATGCCTACACCTTGGTGCTGGCGGGCGTTCTGTTGCCGGCGGGCGCGGTCGGTGACCGTCTCGGGCGGCGCGGTGTGCTGCTGGCTGGACTGGTCGTGTTCGCGGTGGGTTCGGCGCTGCCGGTGGTGGTGGATACGCCGACCGGGGTGATTGTGTGCCGGGCGGTCGCGGGGTTGGGGGCGGCGCTGGTGATGCCGGCGACGTTGTCCCTGCTGACTGCGGAGTTCCCTGCCCGGCAGGCCGCGCGTGCGGTGGGGGTGTGGGCGGGTTTTGCCGGGGCGGGTGCGGTGCTGGGCATTCTCGGGGCCGGCGCGTTGTTGGCGGTCCGGTCGTGGCAGGCGGTGTTCGTGGCCACCGCGGTGTTGGCGCTGCTGCTGGTGGTGGGTGGCTGGTTCGTGCCGTCGTCGCGTGAGCCTGCGGCGCCCGGGCTGGATGTGCCGGGGGCGGTGCTGTCGGCGACCGCGGTGGGGTTGGTGGTGTTCGGGGTGATCGAGGCTCCCGATCACGGCTGGGACAGTGCGCTGGTGGTCGCCTCGCTCGGTGGTGGGGTGCTGGCCGGGGCCGGGTTCGTGCTGGTCGAACGGCGACGGGCGGCACCGTTGCTGCAGGTCGGGTTGTTCGGCGACCGCGGGTTCGGTGCCGGCGCGGTGTCGCTGGTGGTGCAGTTCCTGGCCGCGTTCGGGGTGTTCTTCGTGCTGATGCAGCACCTGCAGCTGGTGTGGGGCTACTCGCCGCTGCGGGCGGGGCTGGCGTTGGCGCCGGTGGCCGTTCCGCTGGTCGCGGCCGCGGTGCTCGCGCCGTGGGTGAGCGAGCGGGTGGGGTTGCGGGTGATGACCGGTGCCGGTCTGGCGTTGGTGGCTGGTGCGCTGGTCGGGATCGGCGGGCTGGGGGGCGGCGAGGACTATCCGCGGCTGGTGGTGTTCCTCGGTGTGTTCGGGCTCGGTCTGGGCATCTGCGCGACACCGGCCACCGCCGCCATCGTGCGCGGGGTTCCCCGCGCCAAGCAGGGCGTGGCCTCCGCGGTCAACGACGTCACCCGGGAACTCGGTGCCGCGGTGGGGATCGCGCTGGCCGGCAGCCTGCTCGCCAGCAGCTACCGCACCCATCTCGCCCCACAGATCACCCACCTCCCCGCCGCAACTCGCGCCCACGCCAGTGATTCACTGGCCGCCGCGCTGCAGCTAGCTGGCGACACGCCCGCCGGACCGGGTCTTGCCGCTGCGGCGCGGCGTGCCTTCGTTGACGGGTTCCACGACACCCTCAGCGCCCTTGCCGTGATCACTGCGGTCACGGCCGTCGCGCTCACGGTGTGGGCTCCCGGAAGCCAGCGCGGGCACCGACCGTGGCAGCCAGGGGAAACCCGAGGCCGCAACGCTATCGACTCTTCGCTTGTCGCCAAACAGGATAGGAGCACCTCGTGA
- a CDS encoding TetR/AcrR family transcriptional regulator: MPTAAVPTPSTPDEDPRLARSRTRLLDAATHLLAEGGIDAVTIDAVTRTAGIARATLYRHFGTGTELLAAAFERLLPPVAPAPDHGPLRQRLLTLLTNQAHLIDHAPLQLTVLSWLGMSIAPTPPTPTQTDRPHLHTLRRRIIEQYRQPFDAVLTSDTAHNTLRPGTDTTTALAQLIGPLIFNRLVTGTPNDQQFCTQLVDDFLTSHGPQTTPGQTENG; the protein is encoded by the coding sequence ATGCCCACCGCCGCCGTCCCCACACCCAGCACCCCGGACGAAGACCCGCGGCTGGCACGCTCCCGCACACGGCTGCTCGACGCCGCCACCCACCTGTTGGCCGAAGGCGGCATCGACGCGGTCACCATCGACGCGGTCACCCGCACCGCCGGCATCGCCCGCGCGACCCTCTACCGCCACTTCGGCACCGGCACCGAACTGCTCGCCGCCGCCTTCGAACGCCTGCTGCCCCCGGTCGCACCCGCACCCGACCACGGCCCCCTACGCCAACGGCTGCTCACGCTGCTGACCAACCAAGCCCACCTCATCGACCACGCCCCCCTGCAGCTGACCGTGCTGTCCTGGCTCGGCATGAGCATCGCACCAACACCCCCGACCCCCACCCAAACCGACCGGCCACACCTGCACACCCTGCGCCGCCGCATCATCGAGCAATACCGCCAACCCTTCGACGCCGTCCTCACCAGCGACACCGCCCACAACACACTCCGCCCCGGCACCGACACCACCACCGCCCTCGCCCAACTCATCGGCCCCCTCATCTTCAACCGCCTCGTCACCGGCACCCCCAACGACCAACAGTTCTGCACACAACTCGTCGACGACTTCCTCACCAGCCACGGACCCCAGACCACCCCGGGCCAGACAGAAAACGGCTGA